ATTTTATCGAGGcgaaaaaatatacaaattttagtATTAACACAATTGATCTTAACTATGAAAATCTAAATAATCATTCAAGACTaaaacatatctcaatatcacaaatagtcaatcacaatatgtcaaacaaaataaatcacaactaataagtttaaaCACCTAGTGTTttaaagggtatattggtaaaataaaatttagttaaataAGTCACACGAATCAAATAGATTCCGTAGGTTAAGCATAAACATAACacgtttattaaacaggttagTCGTATCAACTTGAATATGATATGAACTCGTTAAGTCTTAACTCATAACTTGCTAACTTCATGTCGTATTCGTGATCATATCAGATTTGACACCCCTAACGATAGATGATCCAAAAATAGATATACTTAACTCTAATTGAAAAGCCAAATCTTGTAGTTCAATTAGTTATTGgccatttttatgttttttatggatacatttaaagttcaaatcctCCTCCCTAGTTATggaattaatattaaaaaaatccaatagagagagagagagagagagagagagagagagagagagagatttctaAACCTTTGCATGTGGAGTATCTCTTTTATGGAATTCTTCCTTATTTCTTCTAAATGTTGGTTGACagtagggatgacaatttttccTGCCCCGCTTGACCTATCTCTCCACGCTTTGCCCCGCGTGGGTTTTTCCCGTCCCGCAAAAGTGGCTGAATGGAGATAGGGTGAGATTTTAGTCTTGTACCATGGAGCGGGGCGAGAATgggtttagattttttaaacTCACCCCAACTCACCGCGCCCCATCCCTGCCTCGCACCGCGTTGATAAGGgctaaattgtaaaaaattttataccctaaaaccctactatttaaacaaacatattatcagcttattttattctacctaacgtggttctttgtctcatttttctctctagcaAGGTTGAAAATAAGATActaattttaatgttttcttttgcctttattagaaacaaatttatattcttttttttatgaaaacaaatttatattttattgaatcattgattttgtactatgaaaatattgtttttattgtgatattgtcttgttaaacacttggacaatattattcaatttttgctaaaaattagtttgatttgatgggataaatttatttgtaatttcgagtaaatttttattaatgaaacatgttttattaaaaataaattgtaatagttgtgggcaaatcaacaaaaaatagagttttacggGTTGAGGCAGAGCTTTGCAGGGGTCTTAAGAGGCAGGGATAGGTCAAGAAAAATTTTCCCCGTCATGCAGCAATAGGGCAAGATAAAACTATGCAGGGCGGGGGTGAGGACCCATTCTTTGATCCCGCCTCGTCCTATTGCCATCCTTAGTTGACGGTgaattttcttatgttttttagtttaaagaattaaacaaatatatgaataaaatatattcctgatttgtttaatttttaagagaTGAGGAGGCCAAGGTAATGAGAACTTACATCATCACATCTACATGGCAACCATAATATTCCTCTTCTCATAATTAGGGGCATGACATTCGCTGCCTGAGTAGCCAAATATCCCAATGGACCCAATCAATCCAgctattttttctaattttaataataaatattaaatcatattccttgtctctttctcttttctttttttaagtcaatTATATTCCTACTTGTTTGGTGTCTTgttataacaaaattatagtagcattttttgttttttgggttggtCCAATACCAATAGGGAGCAAAGAAAACAGCAACAAAATCTGTAATTATTGcctctctaaaataaaataaaaaaatctgcaaTTATTACAATAAAACTGAATTAGCCTCACACAATTAGAATTATATCCTGAAACCGTtactccacaaaaaaaaaaaaaaaaaaaaaaaaaactgaaaccaTTCCGTTTTGGAAACCCTGCTCCAAAGTACACGGTGGAAGTGACCAAACCGCGTCACACAATAAAACACCGTCTAACGTATgtggattttttattattattatttattatttatttttttggttgaggaaAGTGTGGATATATTAAAGAGATAAAGACCGCACTTTAGTGTCCTCGTCTTATTACTAAGATTTTATGGTTTAAACAAATTGTTTGTGGAGATTATTGTGAACTGTTAAGCACCCACCAACATTCAACAGATATTGCTTAATGAGAGTTCAGAGTTCAGAGTTCAGACGTAAgagaaattgtattttattttattagatctGACCTTAAGGTAacctatttaaaaatataagatcATTTGGTCGTTGAACTCTAACTGCCAAGAGTGGTTACattcttttttaatatcttCACATGGTTATGTTCTGTTTGGGACATtaatttttgcaaatgttgCACCTAAACCAATGTCTGTGAGTatattttgattgtgttttctGCCCAACGTCTTCTTCATATTCTATTGGAGGATGAACAAAAGAGTCCATTTTGTTTGCTGcaatttgttgtgataatatGTAGACACAAGGTAGTCTTTGAAGACTTTAACCCTGACCCAGTGTGCTGACAAATTGTATCAATAAGACTCTTATCCAAATTCACATTTTAGCTTATAAGATTTGTGCGGTCAAAACTacagaaaacaacaacaatatacAATATGCCATAGAAAACTCAACCAGTTTGTTTCAATGAGACTTTCAGGACAGAGTCTCAGGACATACTCAAAAAGTGGTTTGCTCATATGCGTGACTGGAAGAAGGTACAGAAATTATTATGTGGAATGCAAGACTGTCCTTGTAGAGGTTGTACATGTGCTGGCTACTTTGGTTGCTTTTAATCCTGATAAATATCAGAGTTGTTGCTTTTAATCTTGATAAATATCAGAGTTGTTGTTTTCTTAATAAGTAGTCCAAGTTTGGTTGCCAGATGATGCGCTTAGTGGCCTAGAGCTCAATGATCAACTGTCTTGATCAAGGGGAGAGCCAACAGGAAAGAAAAATGGACTTTGTTCTGACATTCATTGTCAAAAAGTTTGGTGCCTGCCCACTAAGGTGTTGAAATGGAATTTCTACCAtaacattacatttttttttagagagtttcaacttatggtatCCGTTCTTGATGatgctttttatcatcagaccaggACACCAATTGGTTCTTGGTGTAAGCAGaaattaaaccctaaatctcttattcaaccataaaaaattttatcagtTCAGTTAACTGGAACCAACACATAACATCTTTATATATGCATCTAAATGGAGAATGCttcattaatgaaataaatatatagtgTCTTTTTCTGTATACATGACATATATGTAACCTTTTAACTGGACTCTAATGCATGGGTGGCGGAAATTTGACATTATGGTATAACTGAACTTCCTAATGGTTAACCAAAACATCTGAGAAATGCGGGGTATAAAAACCGCTAATCAGCTGTTGGTGATATATAACTTGTACCTTTCTGTTGCCCTGTGATCTCAGGCATAGCAGTTGACTACCCCCACGATGATTATTGGTCTGATGTACATCTATTTCTGATTCTTTCATGTTGTAATTGTGCGTACAAACTCACGTACCAGGAAATGTGCTGCTAGTGCTAGAAAGGATTATGAAGGCACAAACAACAGAAAGTGAGAACACGGACACCCAAGTGTTCTCTGTGTACATCTCCATTGCATCAGTAAAAGAAAACCGAGTGCGGTTTTCAGCCCAGTTACGTAGCCGATCTGCCTCTGCTGCATATAAGGCCCTTCCCTgcataaaaattaagaataccCATAAAAATATTGACCAAATTAAGAAAACCCAAGTGTTCTACAAATACCACTCCAGCTGAAACACATTTATCAACGTAAAAAATTACTCCCTTGGAAATATTGACCAAATTTCCAATAAaccctttttaaaattaagaatatataaGTGAAAAGCAGGAAGGGAATATCACATTTTGACTaacaaaaaaaggggggggggggggggactaaCAATATTTAAGAATCTATATGTTTAGTGATTACTGTAAACACATCAATATGTTATTTACGTATTTAAAACTTACATATCAACATGTTAGTGTCACATCATTACCAGTTTCTTGCATCTGTATCCAAAATCCATGCTTAATAGGTCTAATCAATTATAAAATCTAAATCCCTGAAAGTTACAAACTTGGAAATCAATGCCCCTAATCCctaagttactttttttttttgaggaacccCACTGGGGCCTAAGTTACTTAAATTCATTGGTATACAACTAAAGAGGCAAAACTATGAGAACTAGAAATTAAAATCCAGATAATAGACTCTTGAGGTTTTACCTATTGTCATTACAATTGTTGGCTTGCCTGAACTGTGTGTCACCAGCTTAGCAGGCATGACAACTTACCAATTCCAAATAACAAATGTATCAAAAAGGGAAAATTTGAAGTCGCTCTTCCCCACAAAGTTCAGTTTTGATATAGGAAATCCatttaagtaattaatatatGAAGTCATCTAATGCcatgaaatataaattttgaatgacagtaaaaaaatttcaaaatctagtAACTTGACATGAAAGTTCTGCCACTGCATGGGGTGTCAAATGCTTTCACAAAATAACTAGGATTACCTGGTCATCAAACCAGCGACCTCGTCGTACCCATGCAGTGACTAAAGCAAGTAATATTCTGGGAGGGGTCAAGTAATTGATTGCCTTCCCAGATCCTTTTACAACTCGCATTCTTGGTACTAAAGTTCTAGCAACTGTTTCTGGATGCTCACAGATGATGTTAAACATTTGCTTATTTTGTATAGTCGAGCCACTGCAATCAAAGAGAAAATCGCAGTAAATGCATATAAGGTTAGGACATTTATTACAGCTAGACAGTTAGGCAAACAGTTGCAACCTTCAAATCTACATATAATGATATAgacccaaaaagaagaaatagacaAGGGTAAGACCAATAGTTCAGGGACTTAAGGCCCTTTAATATTTGTTAGGAGATGAATAAGAATGGAGCCATAAGTGCATTGCAAAATGCAGGGATATATATTCCATACCTAAGCAGAAGATCTGTAAGGACCATGCCTGGAGATGCTGTGTGCACCCCAACTTTGGACCGCTTGCACTCTTTCAAGAGTGATGCTTGAAGCTGCCTTAGGCCACACTTTGTGGACCCATAGCTACAAGTCAAAggatataaaataatgaaaatcgTTCTGAGTCACCAACAACTTGGAATAGTACAAACTTCCATGAATCATTGAATAATGATTAGCAAAAACCATGACATACCTATGCTCACTAGAGAATAAACTAAATTCCCATAGTACTAAAAATTGAACTTACACAGCTGTTAGAGGGGTACTAGATCCCCCTGAGCCTGCACCATCCATGTTAAATATGTGGCCCCCCTTAGCCTGGTTCTTCATCACACGCATGGCTTCTCGAGTGCAGAGTAGGGAACCAACCATGTTTGTTGAGACAATCTACCATGAAACAAAGTGGTACTCCGCAAATCAGTTGCTACTTTGAGTGCAATATGTATATACTACTTTGATGTATTGATAGTGCCCTTAGGTCAACACAAGAAATAAACCCCAATAAAAAGGTTGATGCATGACATATAGAACTATGAGCAGTTGTAAATGCTTTGGTCAACACTAATAtgtaaataaatgaaaagaggGGGATCAGGGAGAGGGAACAAAAACCATCTTAGACATTACTTAAGCTTCAGAGCTTGAAACTTGAGCAAATAACAAGtaatataaacaacaaaaaccgGCCATATTTAAGATATGTCAAACAGAACAGGATTCAATATAACAGCTCCTAGCACATCTGGTTGGTACCTCCTAGTGTTTCTAAAGCAATTCAAATCCCTACTCccccattgtaactattgaattatcaaaataaataaataaataaataaatacagcAAGAAGTGTTTCACATAATAATACCTGTTTAACATCTTCATCAGAGAATTGCAGCAATGGTCTAAAACCTTTATTTGTGCCAGCATTATTGATCTGCCCAGGAGtataagtattaaacagaatcaCTTAGTaattgagagaaaattaaaaaatttcatgctACATTAAATTCAAGAAATCTCAGCTCTTATTTTAACTTAACCAGGAATGCACAGGAATTAAATTTGCAAATGATTaatagagataagaacaaataataGCCAGTATATCGACCCTTCTTGATCAGTTGTGTAAAAGGCATAAATCCAATCATAATAAGGTAAGACCATCCAACTTATTTGGTTCTTGTAACTAAAGTTTGCAGTTACAAggagataaaattattttcccaTATTTCTTCTTGTTTCGAATCTGAGCGTCACTGGTTGTGTAGAAACTGCTACTGAAAAGTATTAGTTTTGACACAACACAACCAAAAGACAAACATCTGAAATCATGCGGGAAGCAAAAGAgacaatttaattttatttctgtTTGAACATcaattgtattattattttaggcCCAAGTATTTAATTAggttaaatagaatttttatttaaagtttaGGCCCTTTAGAGTATTTTTGTCACTCAATAAGTAGGGTTTCCTACACCTTAGGGTTTAGTTTTCCCATATATGCAAACAATTGTACTCCTTTTGGAGAGGATTCAGAGATGATTTTCATAAATGAAAAGTttcttttagtttatttggcCTGGGGCTGACTCCAGCCAACCCTAGGTGTTGACTTCTAGTGGTTTTTCTTGCTTGGTGTTGACTCCAAGCAAGCGTAGGTTCTGACTCCTAAGTTCCTATCCTTTATTTTCCTGTTGCTTAATTTTGTTCTGGTTGTCTTGCATAAGAAAACTAGAGAGCCAAAATTAGTATGCCTTAAGAGTAATCCGTCTTCCAAAGTTCGACCAAGCAAGGTGTTACAAAAGCAACAACGATATGGAAGCATTCATgataatttgaaattacaatGCACAGCCTAAAAAACACagaaatttcatatatatatatatatatattattcagtAGCAAAATACTCATGATTGAGAAGCAACACACATCAATTAAAATGGATCAATCACTCACCCAAATGTTGATAGAACCAAGCTCATTGACAGCAAAGTTTGCCAATTTCTGCACATCATCTGGTTCACAAACATCGCATGCTATGCCTACCACTTTTGCATGTTGCAGATTTTTCCTGGCTGAGCCACTTGCAGTGGTTATAACATCCTTTAGGTTCTCTTCAAGCTCTTTGACAGTCATATGTACAGACTCGGGGCTGCCTTCACAAGATCCAACGCAGAGGTGTTGTGAGTGATACTTATATAGAAATTATAGGCACATAATAGAATTAAGAAAATACTATTTCTGAATACCACCTGCGAGAAGCAACAACCACACGATCTCCAGAAAGAAGAAATTCACGAGCAAGCGCTTTTCCCAATCCCCTTGTACTGTACCAGACATAAAGGACATGCAGTGATAGACAAGCATTATTTATCCATTATCAATAACTCATTGGTAGCCTATGTACCCAAATCTTGATTAAACCCAAGTGAATCATCCTAGACAGAGGATTAGTTGAACATAGGAATTGTAATAAAAGGAACATTTACACATGTTTTAAGCATCaacatcaaatatatatagcatcttccaatataattttcatatcATATGCAAACCTTCATGTTAATCTGACACTATAGTGTCTCTACCCAGACTACCCTTCCCTTCCAACTCAAATACATAATTCAACTGACTAAAGGAGGAAACTTTGGGAGAGGAGCATGCAAAAGCATTAAGCAATGATTGCAGAACATTCTATTTAAACAAAATGCAGAAGTAATAGGATTTCAAACAAAATCTTGGAGTAAAACAAACTAGTTTATCCAGCTTAGGAAAAGAGACTTAGAAAGAGCGAGAGGTCACCTTCCAGTAATGATAACATTGCGTGGACCAGCTCGACAATGTTCATCTAACACCATATTAGCACCTACCATTGTTCCAATAATAATTCCTCCGAGCCAGCTATACCAGATCAAAGTGTTCATCTGACTATCTCCACCttcacaaaattacaaattgaatTATTACATATATGAGTTATAGTCATTATGGTATCTCAAAAATGCATGCATTCTCACAATCAGAGTGCATCTTTGCTAACCTGATAACTGAAATCCAACTGCAAGTATCACACCAGTGCTCATCATGGTTATGATATATCTTCCGACTTGGAGGGCAATCTAGTTGTGAAACAGAGTAATATAAAAGTCAAACATTTGCTCACCAATTGGAGTTAATAACATATAACTTTAACAACACATATCATAGCCTACGATAACTGattcaccaataaataaataaagggaaacCAACTCAACTCAATTCAACTAAAGCCATAATCCCAATTAAATTGGGGCCGGTTATAAATCCTTATCAACTAATGGGATTGGCCATAGGTAATCATTTCTGCCATTCTATCCTCTCTAAAATCGTACTCTGTCACCTCCCTTGTAAACATATAATATCTCACTAGTTCTGCTCATATTATTTTACACTTTTATCTACCTCTTTCCATCCCCTCAACGGCTCAACTTGAATTAAATTACTCTTTTTCACCAGTGCATGAAACTTTGCACTAGTATGATTTGAGCACTAGTATCTACCTCTTTCCATTTTCTCAAGCCATACTCCCCTGAATTGagcaaaaaaatt
This genomic stretch from Castanea sativa cultivar Marrone di Chiusa Pesio chromosome 1, ASM4071231v1 harbors:
- the LOC142637958 gene encoding putative chlorophyll(ide) b reductase NYC1, chloroplastic, with amino-acid sequence MATVSRLHIFSQSFDHYRTGQPVVLGPGLCRSRSGRVGGRNGLCLKLKQYCRSFRCEEGGGVEEKEVVSERKSGNLKKSEAKLERGSGFWKSFRTTILGGDEYDKAVAKVEEVFSSIALQVGRYIITMMSTGVILAVGFQLSGGDSQMNTLIWYSWLGGIIIGTMVGANMVLDEHCRAGPRNVIITGSTRGLGKALAREFLLSGDRVVVASRSPESVHMTVKELEENLKDVITTASGSARKNLQHAKVVGIACDVCEPDDVQKLANFAVNELGSINIWINNAGTNKGFRPLLQFSDEDVKQIVSTNMVGSLLCTREAMRVMKNQAKGGHIFNMDGAGSGGSSTPLTAVYGSTKCGLRQLQASLLKECKRSKVGVHTASPGMVLTDLLLSGSTIQNKQMFNIICEHPETVARTLVPRMRVVKGSGKAINYLTPPRILLALVTAWVRRGRWFDDQGRALYAAEADRLRNWAENRTRFSFTDAMEMYTENTWVSVFSLSVVCAFIILSSTSSTFPGT